Proteins encoded within one genomic window of Nonomuraea gerenzanensis:
- a CDS encoding Bug family tripartite tricarboxylate transporter substrate binding protein gives MGDSGEKQMRRRRFVACGIGAIACAAGCGTPRAGNVLRTGFSINVAGHRWTRVGRAFADAARAAGFAAAVGQAITGSPAAPGGGPTGPGGLAVGGSVITVSGLPALAAAELNNGQSLLDTGTPLARLSGQIEVVVVPDRSPLRDFDDFGARLLARPGQTLLAGGPQGEPDHLLFGLIARAIGADGRRVDYTGYPRLGEAASALLSGRAVAAAGSLADWRTAIGRGRVRALAVSSARRVPDLDVPTLLECGVRVDFADWTAAFGPEDMPEESREHAVRMCEAVIASSEWEAACLAAGWLPIPLSGDDFTRWLGTEIARTRAVLRDLGLLDSTKATTCWGSCGNGH, from the coding sequence ATGGGGGATTCGGGGGAGAAGCAGATGCGCCGGCGGCGGTTCGTCGCCTGCGGAATCGGCGCCATCGCCTGTGCCGCCGGTTGTGGCACCCCGCGGGCGGGGAACGTGCTGCGTACCGGATTCTCGATCAACGTGGCCGGGCACCGCTGGACCCGGGTCGGGCGGGCGTTCGCCGACGCGGCCCGCGCCGCGGGTTTCGCGGCGGCCGTCGGCCAGGCGATCACCGGCAGCCCGGCGGCGCCCGGCGGCGGGCCGACAGGGCCCGGCGGCCTGGCGGTCGGCGGGTCGGTGATCACCGTGAGCGGCCTGCCCGCGCTGGCCGCCGCCGAGCTGAACAACGGCCAGAGCCTGCTCGACACCGGCACCCCGCTGGCCAGGCTGAGCGGCCAGATCGAGGTCGTGGTGGTGCCCGACCGCTCGCCGCTGCGCGACTTCGACGACTTCGGCGCCCGCCTGCTGGCCCGTCCCGGGCAGACCCTGCTGGCGGGCGGGCCGCAGGGCGAGCCCGACCACCTGCTGTTCGGCCTGATCGCCAGGGCGATCGGCGCGGACGGCCGGCGGGTCGACTACACCGGCTACCCCAGGCTGGGCGAGGCCGCCTCGGCGCTGCTGTCGGGCAGGGCGGTCGCCGCCGCGGGCTCGCTGGCCGACTGGCGCACCGCCATCGGGCGGGGCCGGGTCAGGGCGCTGGCGGTCTCCTCGGCCCGGCGCGTGCCCGACCTCGACGTGCCCACGCTGCTGGAGTGCGGCGTGCGGGTGGACTTCGCCGACTGGACGGCCGCGTTCGGGCCGGAGGACATGCCGGAGGAGAGCCGCGAGCACGCCGTGCGCATGTGCGAGGCGGTGATCGCGTCCAGCGAGTGGGAGGCCGCCTGCCTGGCCGCGGGCTGGCTGCCGATCCCGCTGTCCGGTGACGACTTCACCCGCTGGCTGGGCACCGAGATCGCCCGCACCCGCGCCGTACTGCGTGATCTTGGTTTGCTCGACTCGACCAAAGCCACAACATGCTGGGGCAGTTGCGGGAACGGCCACTAG
- a CDS encoding STAS domain-containing protein — MPGVRTATSQRGGVVSGLTPKLSVMNLLTISIEQRSGFSLVALDGVLDHQTQPCLLRVFDRLLDEPTPRIVIDARELRFCDSHGLWVLISGQRRAEELGGAIRLIGVHGTLARLLTLTQLVDLFPPYASLAQAGTWPAHG, encoded by the coding sequence GTGCCGGGCGTACGCACCGCCACGTCTCAGCGTGGTGGTGTGGTGTCCGGCCTGACCCCGAAGCTTTCCGTCATGAACCTCTTAACGATCAGTATCGAGCAGCGGTCCGGCTTCTCCCTCGTCGCCCTTGACGGGGTGCTGGACCATCAGACCCAGCCCTGTCTGCTGCGCGTCTTCGACCGGCTCCTGGACGAACCCACCCCGCGAATCGTGATCGACGCCCGCGAGCTGAGATTCTGCGATTCGCACGGCCTCTGGGTCCTGATCAGCGGGCAACGCCGGGCCGAAGAGCTGGGCGGCGCCATCCGGCTGATCGGCGTGCACGGAACCCTCGCCCGGCTGCTGACCCTCACGCAGCTCGTCGATCTGTTCCCGCCGTATGCCAGCCTCGCGCAGGCCGGCACCTGGCCGGCTCACGGCTGA
- a CDS encoding ribonucleoside-diphosphate reductase subunit alpha, with translation MTQIVEVDRRLAIEEAAARVIADPANSRVAARLLAEEIAEEAAGHGVRSFSESIAATHAAGLIQDALAEFVAAHAAELDALVADEADDRFEYFGLRTVHDRYLLRHPETRKVLERPQHFFLRVACGLSRSVAEAAELYGLMSTLSYLPSSPTLFNSGARRPQLSSCFLLDSPRDELEAIYDRYGQVARLSKYAGGIGVSWTRVRSRGSLIRGTNGHSNGIVPWLRTLDSSVAAVNQGGRRKGAACVYLETWHADIEEFLELRDNTGEDARRTHNLNLANWVPDEFMRRVEADEMWSLFDPKETPDLTDLYGEAFEARYRAYEAEGRYVRQIPARTLYGRMMRTLAQTGNGWMTFKDAANRTSNQTARPGNVIHLSNLCTEILEVTSDAETAVCNLGSINLAAHLEAGEVDWERLRRTVRTAVRFLDRTIDLGFYPTPEAEAANQRWRPIGLGLMGLADVFFTLRLPFDSPRALELSTRISEEIALAAYDTSADLAAERGRHPSYADTRAAAGILHPDHYAAGSPRWDVLREKIARTGLRNSLMIAIAPTATIASIAGCYECIEPQVSNVFKRETLSGEFLQVNRYLVADLQARGLWTQQLRDDLKRADGSVQTVPGIPDDLKLLYRTAWELPQKALIDLAAARQPYIDQSQSLNLFMASPTIGKLSSMYAYAWKQGLKTTYYLRSRPATRIAQTTVATVEAVEAVACSLENPETCEACQ, from the coding sequence GTGACTCAGATCGTCGAGGTTGACCGCCGCCTGGCCATCGAGGAGGCCGCGGCGCGGGTGATCGCCGACCCGGCCAACTCCCGGGTCGCCGCGCGGCTGCTGGCCGAGGAGATCGCCGAGGAGGCCGCCGGGCACGGCGTGCGGTCGTTCTCCGAGTCGATCGCGGCCACCCACGCGGCCGGGCTGATTCAGGACGCGCTGGCGGAGTTCGTCGCCGCGCACGCCGCCGAGCTGGACGCGCTGGTCGCGGACGAGGCCGACGACCGGTTCGAGTACTTCGGGCTGCGCACGGTCCACGACCGCTACCTGCTGCGCCACCCCGAGACGCGCAAGGTGCTGGAGCGCCCGCAGCACTTCTTCCTGCGCGTGGCGTGCGGCCTGTCGCGGAGCGTCGCCGAGGCGGCCGAGCTGTACGGGCTGATGTCCACGCTGTCGTACCTGCCCAGCTCGCCCACCCTGTTCAACTCGGGGGCGCGCCGCCCGCAGCTCTCGTCCTGCTTCCTGCTCGACTCGCCGCGCGACGAGCTCGAAGCCATCTACGACCGGTACGGGCAGGTCGCGCGCCTGTCCAAGTACGCCGGCGGCATCGGCGTCTCCTGGACCAGGGTGCGCTCGCGCGGCTCCCTGATCCGAGGCACGAACGGTCACTCCAACGGCATCGTGCCCTGGCTGCGCACGCTGGACTCCTCCGTGGCCGCGGTCAACCAGGGCGGGCGGCGCAAGGGCGCGGCCTGCGTCTACCTGGAGACCTGGCACGCCGACATCGAGGAGTTCCTGGAGCTGCGGGACAACACCGGCGAGGACGCCCGCCGCACGCACAACCTGAACCTGGCCAACTGGGTGCCCGACGAGTTCATGCGCCGGGTGGAGGCCGACGAGATGTGGTCGCTGTTCGACCCGAAGGAGACGCCCGACCTCACGGACCTGTACGGCGAGGCGTTCGAGGCGAGATACCGCGCCTACGAGGCCGAAGGACGATATGTCCGGCAGATCCCGGCACGCACCCTGTACGGCCGCATGATGCGCACCCTCGCCCAGACCGGCAACGGCTGGATGACGTTCAAGGACGCCGCGAACCGCACCTCCAACCAGACCGCCCGCCCCGGGAACGTCATCCACCTGTCGAACCTGTGCACCGAGATCCTGGAGGTCACCAGCGACGCCGAGACCGCGGTCTGCAACCTCGGCTCGATCAACCTGGCCGCCCACCTGGAGGCGGGGGAGGTGGACTGGGAGCGGCTGCGCCGGACCGTGCGCACCGCCGTCCGCTTCCTCGATCGCACCATCGACCTCGGCTTCTATCCGACGCCCGAGGCCGAGGCGGCCAACCAGCGCTGGCGGCCGATCGGGCTCGGCCTGATGGGGCTGGCCGACGTGTTCTTCACGCTGCGGCTGCCGTTCGACTCGCCGCGCGCGCTGGAGCTGTCGACCAGGATCTCCGAGGAGATCGCGCTGGCGGCCTACGACACCTCGGCCGACCTCGCCGCCGAGCGCGGCCGGCACCCGTCGTACGCCGACACGCGCGCCGCCGCCGGAATCCTGCACCCCGACCACTACGCGGCCGGCTCACCCCGGTGGGACGTGCTGCGCGAGAAGATCGCCCGCACCGGCCTGCGCAACTCCCTCATGATCGCCATCGCCCCCACCGCCACGATCGCCTCCATCGCCGGCTGCTACGAGTGCATCGAGCCGCAGGTGTCCAACGTGTTCAAGCGCGAGACCCTGTCAGGGGAGTTCCTCCAGGTCAACCGCTATCTGGTGGCCGACCTCCAGGCTCGCGGCCTGTGGACCCAGCAGCTGCGCGACGACCTCAAGCGCGCCGACGGCTCGGTGCAGACGGTGCCCGGCATCCCCGACGACCTCAAGCTGCTCTACCGCACGGCCTGGGAGCTGCCGCAGAAGGCGCTCATCGACCTGGCCGCCGCGCGCCAGCCGTACATCGACCAGTCGCAGTCGCTCAACCTCTTCATGGCCAGCCCCACCATCGGCAAGCTCTCCTCGATGTACGCCTACGCCTGGAAGCAGGGCCTGAAGACCACGTACTACCTGCGCTCCCGCCCGGCCACCCGCATCGCCCAGACCACGGTCGCCACGGTGGAAGCGGTGGAAGCGGTGGCCTGCTCACTCGAGAACCCGGAAACCTGCGAAGCCTGCCAGTAA
- a CDS encoding mechanosensitive ion channel family protein, with translation MQSPADWPILVIAVVGAILLVEVSRRILTKVGRKWALARHLVEHCTWPAFSVAAVLAFNLVFGPGMFGDSASEKATAGTVERVLGLASIAAVTWLIVQAAYALTDVILDRLVLVEGERNRRARRIMTQIALVRRVAAAIIIVIAVGAMLFSFPQVRALGAGLLASAGIAGAIVGIAAQPTIGNMLAGLQLAFSDALRLDDVVVVEDEWGRIEELTLTYVVLRLWDERRLVLPVSYFTQNPFENWTRHGSRVLAVCLLRVDWSVPVPKLRDALYEFLQGNPLWDQKDWTLQVTDVLPNGLVELRALMSAADSPSSWDLKCDVREFLVNYVRDNYPDSLPRFRVETPESRIGAAE, from the coding sequence GTGCAGTCTCCGGCTGACTGGCCGATCCTCGTCATCGCGGTGGTGGGAGCCATCCTCCTGGTGGAGGTGAGCAGGCGAATCCTCACCAAGGTGGGCCGGAAATGGGCCCTGGCCCGGCATCTGGTGGAGCACTGCACGTGGCCGGCCTTCTCGGTGGCCGCCGTACTGGCGTTCAACCTCGTGTTCGGGCCGGGCATGTTCGGCGACTCCGCGAGTGAGAAGGCCACGGCCGGCACCGTCGAACGGGTGCTCGGCCTGGCCAGCATCGCCGCGGTCACCTGGCTGATCGTGCAGGCGGCGTACGCGCTGACGGACGTCATCCTCGACCGGCTGGTGCTGGTCGAGGGGGAGCGCAACCGGCGGGCGCGGCGGATCATGACGCAGATCGCGCTGGTCCGCCGCGTCGCCGCGGCGATCATCATCGTGATCGCGGTCGGCGCCATGCTCTTCTCCTTCCCGCAGGTCCGCGCGCTCGGCGCCGGTCTGCTCGCCTCGGCCGGCATCGCCGGCGCCATCGTCGGCATCGCCGCCCAGCCCACGATCGGCAACATGCTCGCCGGCCTGCAGCTCGCCTTCAGCGACGCGCTGCGCCTGGACGACGTGGTCGTCGTGGAGGACGAGTGGGGGCGCATCGAGGAGCTCACGCTCACGTACGTGGTGCTGCGCCTGTGGGACGAGCGCCGGCTCGTGCTCCCGGTCTCCTACTTCACCCAGAACCCGTTCGAGAACTGGACCCGCCACGGCAGCCGCGTCCTGGCCGTGTGCCTGCTGCGCGTGGACTGGTCCGTCCCCGTCCCGAAACTGCGCGACGCGCTCTACGAGTTCCTCCAGGGCAACCCGCTGTGGGACCAGAAGGACTGGACCCTCCAGGTCACCGACGTGCTGCCGAACGGCCTGGTCGAGCTGCGCGCCCTGATGAGCGCCGCCGACTCGCCGTCGTCCTGGGACCTCAAGTGCGACGTCCGCGAATTCCTGGTCAATTACGTACGCGACAACTACCCGGACTCGCTGCCCCGCTTCCGCGTCGAGACCCCGGAAAGCCGAATCGGCGCCGCCGAATAA
- a CDS encoding SAM-dependent methyltransferase, protein MRQFDHQRPHPARMYDYMLGGKDNFAVDRQAIDQLAELIPEAVPLARANRAFLQRAVRYVSRAGVDQFLDLGAGLPTQGSAHEVAPEARVVYVDHDPVVAAHATALLRHSPGRARFVQADLLDPGAVLAGAGEFLDLDRPIAVLLVSILHFLPDSADPQRAVAVLRERAAPGSHLVITHATTMADLEDEERGRGVRRGSSGRGGTDRSPGQIRAFFGDWPLEPPGLVQATDWRPDRPKLVGDWSLPSSLMAGVGKKVR, encoded by the coding sequence GTGCGGCAGTTCGACCACCAGAGACCTCATCCCGCACGCATGTACGACTACATGCTCGGCGGGAAGGACAACTTCGCGGTCGACCGCCAGGCCATCGACCAGCTCGCCGAGCTGATCCCGGAGGCGGTCCCGCTGGCCCGCGCGAACCGGGCCTTCCTCCAGCGTGCCGTCCGTTACGTCAGCCGCGCCGGGGTCGACCAGTTCCTCGACCTCGGCGCCGGGCTGCCCACCCAGGGCAGCGCGCACGAGGTGGCGCCCGAGGCCAGGGTGGTCTACGTCGATCACGACCCCGTCGTCGCCGCACACGCCACGGCCCTGCTCCGGCACTCGCCGGGCAGGGCCCGTTTCGTCCAGGCCGACCTGCTCGATCCCGGCGCCGTGCTGGCGGGAGCGGGCGAGTTCCTCGATCTCGACCGGCCGATCGCCGTGCTGCTGGTCTCGATCCTGCACTTCCTGCCCGACTCGGCGGATCCGCAGCGGGCGGTGGCCGTGCTGCGCGAGCGGGCCGCGCCGGGCAGCCACCTGGTGATCACGCACGCCACGACCATGGCGGACCTGGAGGACGAGGAGCGGGGCAGAGGTGTCCGCCGGGGCTCGTCCGGCAGGGGCGGGACCGACCGGTCGCCCGGGCAGATCCGCGCGTTCTTCGGGGACTGGCCGCTGGAGCCGCCGGGGCTCGTGCAGGCCACGGACTGGCGCCCGGACCGGCCCAAGCTGGTGGGGGACTGGTCGCTGCCGTCGTCGCTGATGGCGGGCGTGGGGAAGAAAGTCCGATAA
- the glmS gene encoding glutamine--fructose-6-phosphate transaminase (isomerizing) has product MCGIVAYVGPKDAAPILLEGLQRLEYRGYDSAGVVVSNKGLKVRKVKGRVADLAKVVPVRFKGSLGIGHTRWATHGVPSDVNAHPHLSADERIAVVHNGIIENAAELRAKLEADGVVFASETDTEVLAHLIAAAVDENDSLEEAVRKTLKSIVGTYGIAVIDSERPGEVVVARNGSPIVLGIGEKEMFAASDVAALVRYTRQVVHLEDGELAVLKADGFHTFASDARETAKEPLTVDWDAGHYDTGGYEHYLLKEISEQPETITRTMSGRLDERFHVAHLGGLNMDARETRSFRRVKIIGCGSAYYSGQIGAQLIEELARIPSDAEPASEFRYRNPVVDPDTLYVAISQSGETYDTLAAVQELKRKGGRVIGIVNAVGSAIAREVDGGIYLHAGPEVSVASTKAFTSTSLAFALLALHLGRVRDLSPADGRRIVEGLRRLPGQIEQILQQGDKIAELAKKYAPHPSMMFVGRVRGYPVAREGAQKLKEISYVHAEAYPASELKHGPLALIGPDMPTVAIVPDDELLDKNLTTLGEIRARGGQVLMVGHREPDAKLADDVIVIPKNEIELDPILLTIPLQLLAYHAAVTLGRDVDKPRNLAKSVTVE; this is encoded by the coding sequence ATGTGCGGAATCGTGGCCTATGTCGGCCCCAAGGACGCCGCGCCCATCCTGCTGGAGGGCCTGCAGCGGCTGGAGTACCGGGGCTATGACTCGGCCGGGGTCGTGGTGTCCAACAAGGGCCTGAAGGTACGCAAGGTCAAGGGCCGGGTGGCCGATCTGGCCAAGGTGGTGCCGGTCAGGTTCAAGGGCAGCCTCGGCATCGGGCACACCCGGTGGGCCACCCACGGCGTGCCGAGCGACGTCAACGCGCACCCCCACCTGTCCGCCGACGAGCGCATCGCGGTCGTGCACAACGGCATCATCGAGAACGCCGCCGAGCTGCGCGCCAAGCTGGAGGCCGACGGGGTGGTGTTCGCCTCCGAGACCGACACCGAGGTGCTCGCGCACCTGATCGCCGCCGCGGTGGACGAGAACGACTCGCTCGAGGAGGCCGTCAGGAAGACGCTCAAGAGCATCGTCGGCACGTACGGCATCGCCGTGATCGACTCCGAGCGGCCCGGCGAGGTGGTCGTGGCGCGCAACGGCAGCCCGATCGTGCTGGGCATCGGCGAGAAGGAGATGTTCGCCGCCTCCGACGTGGCCGCGCTGGTCCGCTACACGCGCCAGGTCGTGCACCTGGAGGACGGCGAGCTGGCCGTGCTCAAGGCCGACGGCTTCCACACCTTCGCCAGCGACGCCCGCGAGACGGCCAAGGAGCCGCTGACCGTCGACTGGGACGCCGGCCACTACGACACCGGCGGCTACGAGCACTACCTGCTCAAGGAGATCTCCGAGCAGCCCGAGACGATCACCCGCACCATGAGCGGCCGCCTCGACGAGCGCTTCCACGTGGCCCACCTCGGCGGCCTGAACATGGACGCCCGCGAGACCCGGAGCTTCCGCCGGGTCAAGATCATCGGCTGCGGCTCCGCGTACTACTCGGGCCAGATCGGCGCGCAGCTCATCGAGGAGCTGGCGCGCATCCCGTCCGACGCCGAGCCGGCCAGCGAGTTCCGCTACCGCAACCCCGTCGTCGACCCCGACACCCTCTACGTCGCGATCAGCCAGTCGGGCGAGACCTACGACACCCTCGCCGCCGTGCAGGAGCTCAAGCGCAAGGGCGGCCGGGTCATCGGCATCGTCAACGCCGTGGGCAGCGCCATCGCCCGCGAGGTGGACGGCGGCATCTACCTGCACGCGGGCCCCGAGGTCTCGGTCGCCTCGACCAAGGCGTTCACCTCGACGTCGCTGGCGTTCGCGCTGCTCGCGCTGCACCTCGGGCGCGTGCGCGACCTGTCGCCCGCCGACGGGCGGCGCATCGTGGAGGGCCTGCGCCGGCTGCCCGGCCAGATCGAGCAGATCCTGCAGCAGGGCGACAAGATCGCCGAGCTGGCCAAGAAGTACGCGCCGCACCCGAGCATGATGTTCGTCGGCCGGGTGCGCGGTTACCCGGTGGCCCGCGAGGGCGCGCAGAAGCTCAAGGAGATCTCCTACGTGCACGCCGAGGCGTACCCGGCCAGCGAGCTCAAGCACGGCCCGCTCGCGCTGATCGGCCCCGACATGCCGACGGTCGCGATCGTGCCGGACGACGAGCTGCTCGACAAGAACCTCACCACGCTCGGCGAGATCCGCGCCCGCGGCGGCCAGGTGCTGATGGTGGGGCACCGCGAGCCGGACGCCAAGCTGGCCGACGACGTGATCGTGATCCCCAAGAACGAGATCGAGCTGGACCCGATCCTGCTGACGATCCCGCTGCAGCTCCTGGCGTACCACGCGGCGGTGACGCTGGGCCGCGACGTGGACAAGCCGCGCAACCTCGCCAAGAGCGTCACGGTCGAATAG
- a CDS encoding ribonucleotide-diphosphate reductase subunit beta: protein MLLDPGMDLTLRPMRYPDFYERYRAAIRNTWTVEEVDLHNDLADLAKMTPQERHLINRLVAFFATGDSIVANNLVLNLYQHVNAPEARLYLSRQLFEEAVHVQFYLTLLDTYLPDPDERVKAFAAIEHIPSIRDKAEFCFKWIDSIESLKRLESAAERRRFLLNLICFAACIEGLFFYGAFAYVYWFRSRGLLGGLATGTNWVFRDESMHMEFAFSVVDTVRAEEPSLFDDELAKQVTLMLEEAVAAELAFAEDLCGDGMRGMSVAQMRQYLEYVADQRLVRLGMPRRYGSANPFAFMELQDVQELANFFERRVSAYQVAVEGNVTFDETF from the coding sequence ATGCTGCTCGACCCCGGAATGGACCTCACCCTCCGGCCCATGCGCTACCCGGACTTCTACGAGCGCTACCGCGCCGCCATCCGCAACACGTGGACCGTCGAGGAGGTGGACCTGCACAACGACCTCGCCGACCTGGCGAAGATGACGCCGCAGGAGCGGCACCTGATCAACCGGCTGGTCGCCTTCTTCGCCACCGGTGACTCCATCGTCGCCAACAACCTCGTGCTCAACCTCTACCAGCACGTCAACGCCCCCGAAGCGCGCCTGTACCTGAGCAGGCAGCTCTTCGAGGAGGCCGTGCACGTGCAGTTCTACCTGACGCTGCTCGACACGTACCTGCCCGACCCGGACGAGCGGGTCAAGGCGTTCGCCGCGATCGAGCACATCCCGTCGATCCGCGACAAGGCCGAGTTCTGCTTCAAGTGGATCGACTCCATCGAGAGCCTGAAGCGGCTGGAGAGCGCCGCCGAGCGCCGCCGGTTCCTGCTGAACCTGATCTGCTTCGCCGCCTGCATCGAGGGCCTGTTCTTCTACGGCGCCTTCGCCTACGTCTACTGGTTCCGCTCCCGGGGCCTGCTCGGCGGGCTGGCCACGGGGACGAACTGGGTGTTCCGCGACGAGTCCATGCACATGGAGTTCGCTTTCAGCGTGGTGGACACCGTACGGGCCGAGGAGCCGTCGCTGTTCGACGACGAGCTGGCCAAGCAGGTGACGCTGATGCTGGAGGAGGCGGTGGCCGCCGAGCTGGCCTTCGCCGAAGATCTTTGCGGCGACGGGATGAGGGGCATGAGTGTCGCCCAGATGCGCCAGTACCTCGAGTACGTCGCCGACCAACGCCTGGTCAGGCTGGGGATGCCGCGGCGTTACGGCTCCGCGAACCCGTTCGCGTTCATGGAGTTGCAGGACGTGCAGGAGCTGGCCAATTTCTTCGAACGGCGTGTCTCCGCGTATCAAGTGGCAGTTGAGGGAAATGTGACCTTTGACGAGACGTTCTAA
- a CDS encoding ABC transporter permease: protein MGRLTAGRAPALRRIAVLAGHNVLLRRRDPAHFVSYLVMPMVLMLIFKSMLGEPAQAVTGLLVMFSVLSMADVATATLTERTWHTWDRLRATRATVTEMVIGKALPVFAVLVVQQSVLLVYGVLAVGLRPAGPVWPLALAVTVWSFTLLCAGTAVAGVVRSQGELSTLCNLAALSVSALGGALVPYAMMPGWAQAVAPLSPGYWATTMLQAAVRGDAAGTAGPAAVLAGLGLAAGAFACRRLGKGWSRAAVA, encoded by the coding sequence GTGGGCCGACTGACCGCCGGTCGCGCGCCGGCGCTGCGCAGGATCGCCGTGCTGGCGGGCCACAACGTGCTGCTGCGCCGCCGCGACCCCGCCCACTTCGTCAGCTACCTGGTCATGCCCATGGTCCTCATGCTGATCTTCAAGAGCATGCTCGGCGAGCCCGCGCAGGCCGTCACGGGCCTGCTGGTGATGTTCTCGGTGCTGTCGATGGCCGACGTCGCCACCGCCACCCTCACCGAACGCACCTGGCACACCTGGGACCGGCTGCGCGCCACCAGGGCCACAGTCACCGAGATGGTGATCGGCAAGGCCCTGCCCGTCTTCGCCGTCCTGGTCGTCCAGCAGAGCGTGCTGCTGGTCTACGGCGTGCTCGCGGTCGGCCTGCGCCCGGCGGGCCCGGTCTGGCCGCTGGCGCTGGCCGTGACGGTGTGGAGCTTCACCCTGCTCTGCGCGGGCACGGCCGTCGCCGGGGTGGTGCGCAGCCAGGGCGAGCTGAGCACGTTGTGCAACCTCGCCGCCCTGTCGGTCAGCGCGCTGGGCGGAGCGCTGGTCCCGTACGCGATGATGCCGGGCTGGGCGCAGGCCGTCGCGCCGCTCTCGCCCGGGTACTGGGCGACGACCATGTTGCAGGCGGCGGTCAGGGGTGACGCCGCCGGCACGGCGGGCCCGGCGGCGGTGCTCGCCGGCCTCGGCCTGGCCGCCGGCGCCTTCGCCTGCCGCCGGCTGGGCAAAGGCTGGAGCCGCGCCGCCGTCGCCTAA
- a CDS encoding TetR/AcrR family transcriptional regulator has product MRKLKTSRQPEILDAALAIADERGLDALSMRAVAERVGVTPMALYGYFRNKDELLDGLVGRLLTELAPAEPGGTWQERLASVAWATRRVAREHPSVFPLLLFRSSVTPDGVRVVDAIYQALLEAGVPEAEVPRIERLVSTFVLGFAVSEVNGRFSSASNESRARRGGQDASAHRRLAGHLTVDDWDAEFAADLDDLMRIIRPV; this is encoded by the coding sequence GTGCGGAAGCTCAAGACCTCCCGGCAGCCGGAGATCCTCGACGCGGCGCTCGCGATCGCCGACGAGCGCGGGCTCGACGCCCTGTCCATGCGGGCCGTGGCGGAGCGGGTCGGGGTGACGCCCATGGCCCTGTACGGCTACTTCCGCAACAAGGACGAGCTGCTCGACGGCCTGGTCGGGCGCCTGCTGACCGAGCTGGCCCCGGCCGAGCCCGGCGGCACGTGGCAGGAGCGGCTCGCCTCGGTGGCGTGGGCGACGCGGCGGGTGGCCAGGGAGCATCCCTCGGTCTTCCCGCTGCTGCTCTTCCGCTCCTCGGTGACGCCTGACGGGGTGCGCGTGGTGGACGCGATCTATCAGGCGCTGCTGGAGGCGGGGGTGCCCGAGGCCGAGGTGCCGCGAATCGAGCGGCTGGTCAGCACGTTCGTGCTCGGGTTCGCGGTCTCCGAGGTGAACGGGCGCTTCTCCAGCGCCTCGAACGAGTCGCGGGCACGGCGCGGCGGCCAGGACGCCTCGGCGCATCGGCGGCTCGCCGGGCATCTGACGGTCGATGACTGGGATGCCGAGTTCGCTGCGGATCTGGATGATCTCATGCGTATCATCCGACCCGTCTGA
- a CDS encoding ABC transporter ATP-binding protein, whose amino-acid sequence MLRAEGLVKRFGEVTALDGFDLGVAPGEITGLVGHNGAGKTTFFEIAAGLVVPDAGSVRVEGELGVAPQQLALYPTITVRETLRLFGGLAGLRGRALARAVEGTAEELALTGVLDRRVSVLSGGQQRRAQAATALLADPGVLLLDEPTAGADPETRAALLAAVRRRADEGAAVVYCTHYLPELTELAATIAVARDGRVIARGAGADLLRDLPGEVRVSVAGGPDLAVATTDPTATLAALLRDLDRPVRAIDIRQPSLDDLYRELSHDHVT is encoded by the coding sequence GTGCTGAGAGCTGAGGGGCTGGTCAAGCGATTCGGCGAGGTGACCGCGCTCGACGGGTTCGACCTGGGCGTGGCGCCGGGGGAGATCACTGGGCTGGTGGGGCACAACGGGGCGGGTAAGACGACGTTCTTCGAGATCGCGGCGGGGCTGGTCGTGCCGGACGCCGGGTCCGTGCGGGTCGAGGGGGAGCTGGGGGTGGCGCCGCAGCAGCTCGCGCTCTACCCCACGATCACCGTACGGGAGACGCTGCGGCTCTTCGGCGGCCTGGCGGGGCTGCGCGGCCGGGCCCTGGCGCGGGCCGTGGAGGGCACGGCCGAGGAACTGGCCCTCACGGGTGTGCTCGACCGCCGGGTGAGCGTGCTCTCCGGCGGCCAGCAGCGCAGGGCCCAGGCCGCCACCGCCCTCCTGGCCGACCCCGGCGTGCTGCTCCTCGACGAACCCACGGCGGGCGCCGACCCCGAGACGCGCGCGGCGCTGCTCGCGGCGGTGCGGCGGCGGGCGGACGAGGGCGCGGCCGTCGTCTACTGCACCCACTACCTGCCGGAGCTGACGGAGCTGGCAGCGACGATCGCCGTCGCCCGCGACGGCCGGGTGATCGCCCGGGGCGCCGGCGCCGACCTGCTGAGGGACCTGCCGGGGGAGGTGCGGGTGAGCGTGGCGGGCGGCCCGGACCTCGCCGTCGCCACCACCGACCCGACCGCGACCCTGGCCGCCCTGCTGCGCGACCTCGACCGCCCGGTACGCGCCATCGACATCCGCCAGCCCTCGCTCGACGACCTGTACCGGGAGCTGTCCCATGACCACGTCACCTGA